The Dermacentor albipictus isolate Rhodes 1998 colony chromosome 2, USDA_Dalb.pri_finalv2, whole genome shotgun sequence genome has a segment encoding these proteins:
- the LOC135908256 gene encoding uncharacterized protein isoform X1: MAMSFARLWIRHERKVPRSQSPVYVLRLDSPAHAGEERGDSEVHFAGWTQRFEGKIVIIFSIVAALLIGVAVGFAFGTNSKTKVPSGPREPLTEFTVPKTLTATRQQTQESQLEAEAVATGDGGPDNASVNWNTYSQLQGSTGTTLDSSTEVNHSSTVASQ, translated from the exons ATGGCAATGAGCTTTGCTCGTTTATGGATTCGCCACGAGCGGAAGGTCCCTAGGAGTCAGAG CCCCGTGTACGTGCTCAGGCTGGACAGCCCGGCCCACGCCGGCGAAGAGCGCGGAGACTCCGAAGTCCACTTCGCCGGCTGGACGCAGCGCTTCGAGGGAAAAATCGTCATCATATTCTCCATCGTGGCCGCACTGCTGATAGGAGTCGCCGTGGGCTTCGCCTTTGGAACGAACTCG aagacaaaggtgcCCTCAGGGCCCCGCGAGCCCTTGACGGAGTTCACGGTTCCTAAGACTCTGACGGCGACGAGACAGCAG ACGCAGGAATCGCAGCTCGAAGCGGAGGCCGTGGCGACGGGTGACGGAGGCCCCGACAATGCGTCGGTGAACTGGAACACTTACAGCCAGCTCCAAGGTTCAACGGGCACCACTCTCGACTCGTCCACAGAAGTCAACCACTCCTCTACGGTGGCTTCTCAATGA
- the LOC135908256 gene encoding uncharacterized protein isoform X2 produces MAMSFARLWIRHERKVPRSQSPVYVLRLDSPAHAGEERGDSEVHFAGWTQRFEGKIVIIFSIVAALLIGVAVGFAFGTNSKTKVPSGPREPLTEFTVPKTLTATRQQESQLEAEAVATGDGGPDNASVNWNTYSQLQGSTGTTLDSSTEVNHSSTVASQ; encoded by the exons ATGGCAATGAGCTTTGCTCGTTTATGGATTCGCCACGAGCGGAAGGTCCCTAGGAGTCAGAG CCCCGTGTACGTGCTCAGGCTGGACAGCCCGGCCCACGCCGGCGAAGAGCGCGGAGACTCCGAAGTCCACTTCGCCGGCTGGACGCAGCGCTTCGAGGGAAAAATCGTCATCATATTCTCCATCGTGGCCGCACTGCTGATAGGAGTCGCCGTGGGCTTCGCCTTTGGAACGAACTCG aagacaaaggtgcCCTCAGGGCCCCGCGAGCCCTTGACGGAGTTCACGGTTCCTAAGACTCTGACGGCGACGAGACAGCAG GAATCGCAGCTCGAAGCGGAGGCCGTGGCGACGGGTGACGGAGGCCCCGACAATGCGTCGGTGAACTGGAACACTTACAGCCAGCTCCAAGGTTCAACGGGCACCACTCTCGACTCGTCCACAGAAGTCAACCACTCCTCTACGGTGGCTTCTCAATGA